One region of Primulina tabacum isolate GXHZ01 chromosome 1, ASM2559414v2, whole genome shotgun sequence genomic DNA includes:
- the LOC142550317 gene encoding uncharacterized protein LOC142550317 — MDSLLANYASSDEEEQKQHSKPLVSKSEAEEEQDFPSKSTSRPGGIFSSLPPPKSSLFNSLPPPKSQSFPNPEPRTNYVQQDEQIDDHVRPKASSSSLFSSLPTPKSSTSASSSTTSKKVVQFRPPPMINPFSSGVSDEDEDEDEEERQRKKSKASLSTSSAMSFLSSMPAPKNTATLGAMPSALGSGRRCIIESEARDSTESVTGSDKVVSSNVGFVNYQSDEMNYDSSSWSLGSESTTNYSAIESFHGENVASAVVSNVMENDGGGVNSNLGSSEVKSDELNYDYSGRISGSEIYYNHHNGGQFVSVDPEAVDYSYGDEDNSDYPNYAAGYGYNSNNPQNENNWADTSIMTAFPEASGGVENALNVYGKRGRRDAPQDIVEVKQDELMKNRPREDQTKMTGIAFGPAYQPTSTKGKPSKLHKRKHQIGSLLFDMKQKETELAERRSKGYATKAQTQAKYGW; from the exons ATGGATTCATTGTTGGCAAATTACGCCTCCTCTGATGAAGAAGAACAGAAGCAGCACTCGAAACCACTTGTATCGAAGTCCGAAGCTGAAGAAGAACAAGATTTCCCCTCAAAGTCCACTTCGAGACCCGGTGGGATTTTCAGTTCTCTCCCGCCCCCAAAATCATCTCTTTTCAATTCATTGCCCCCTCCAAAATCCCAATCGTTCCCTAACCCCGAGCCCCGAACGAATTACGTGCAACAAGATGAACAAATTGATGATCATGTTAGGCCGAAGGCATCATCTTCATCGCTGTTCTCGTCCCTTCCTACGCCCAAATCATCGACGTCCGCTTCTTCTTCAACTACCTCCAAAAAGGTTGTTCAATTTAGGCCTCCGCCAATGATAAATCCGTTTTCTTCTGGCGTTAGTGACGAGGACGAGGATGAGGATGAAGAGGAAAGAcaaaggaaaaagtcgaaagcATCATTATCTACCTCCTCTGCAATGTCATTTTTATCTAGTATGCCCGCACCTAAGAACACGGCCACTTTGGGCGCTATGCCTTCTGCTTTGGGTTCTGGAAGGAGATGCATAATTGAATCTGAAGCTCGAGATTCTACTGAGAGTGTGACTGGAAGTGATAAGGTTGTAAGTTCAAATGTCGGATTTGTCAATTATCAATCGGATGAGATGAATTATGATAGTTCTAGTTGGAGTTTAGGAAGTGAAAGTACAACAAATTACAGTGCAATTGAATCTTTCCATGGTGAAAATGTTGCTTCAGCTGTTGTGAGCAACGTTATGGAGAATGATGGCGGCGGTGTGAATTCCAATTTGGGATCCTCCGAGGTTAAATCTGATGAGTTGAATTATGATTATTCTGGTAGGATTTCAGGAAGTGAAATCTATTATAATCATCATAATGGAGGACAATTTGTTAGTGTTGACCCTGAGGCTGTTGATTATTCATACGGGGATGAGGATAATTCGGATTACCCGAATTATGCTGCGGGTTATGGGTATAATAGTAACAATCCACAGAATGAGAATAATTGGGCTGATACTTCAATTATGACTGCATTTCCTGAGGCATCTGGGGGGGTTGAGAATGCCCTTAATGTTTATGGAAAAAGGGGTAGGAGAGATGCTCCACAAGATATAGTTGAAGTGAAGCAGGACGAGTTGATGAAAAATCGGCCAAGGGAAGACCAGACGAAAATGACTGGGATTGCATTTGGCCCTGCATATCAG CCCACATCAACCAAGGGTAAGCCTTCAAAGTTGCACAAGAGGAAGCACCAGATTGGGTCTTTGCTTTTTGACATGAAACAAAAAGAGACGGAGTTGGCTGAACGACGCTCTAAAGGATACGCTACTAAAGCTCAGACGCAAGCGAAATACGGTTGGTGA
- the LOC142519790 gene encoding cysteine-rich repeat secretory protein 55-like — MKPSYCHILVTKMNQMYNFLLTILFLYISTAESTDPSAYFCNNNTETNNNTQLSRNIDALIPRLVQGAIQNGFLATSYGNGANQIYGLGQCRADVSSNDCSACIRDAAEQSRKLCPNQADVRIWYDYCFLKYNTVEFFGQVDTSYGVFFWNVANVNDPNVFNQKLGPLVDQIESEAVKLPGSKGLGKGETEISTFETLYALVQCTRDLSATNCAQCLAVAIGNFHTYCKDKKGCRVLYGSCYVRYELYPFFFPLDSQGSLVDNAAKYESFKVYKP; from the coding sequence ATGAAGCCTAGCTATTGCCATATTCTCGTCACAAAAATGAATCAAATGTACAATTTTCTTCTTACTATACTCTTCCTATACATTTCCACGGCAGAATCTACAGACCCTTCAGCTTATTTCTGCAACAATAACACCGAAACAAATAACAACACCCAGTTATCAAGAAACATTGATGCCTTGATACCTAGATTAGTACAAGGCGCTATACAAAATGGATTCTTGGCGACTTCTTATGGTAATGGTGCAAATCAAATCTACGGACTGGGGCAATGCAGAGCAGACGTGAGCAGCAACGATTGCTCGGCTTGCATCCGAGACGCCGCAGAACAAAGCCGAAAGCTGTGTCCGAACCAAGCGGACGTAAGGATTTGGTATGACTATTGTTTCTTGAAATACAACACCGTGGAATTCTTCGGACAAGTCGACACTTCCTACGGTGTCTTCTTTTGGAACGTCGCAAATGTGAATGATCCCAATGTTTTCAACCAGAAACTCGGACCTTTGGTGGATCAGATTGAGTCAGAAGCTGTGAAGCTGCCTGGAAGCAAAGGACTCGGGAAAGGGGAGACGGAAATATCTACTTTCGAGACCCTGTATGCCTTGGTGCAATGCACGAGAGATTTGTCAGCTACAAATTGCGCTCAGTGCCTTGCTGTAGCGATCGGGAACTTCCACACTTACTGCAAAGACAAGAAAGGGTGCCGGGTTTTGTATGGGAGTTGCTACGTTCGATACGAGCTCTATCCCTTCTTCTTTCCTCTCGATTCACAGGGATCCTTGGTAGATAACGCTGCCAAGTATGAATCTTTTAAGGTCTATAAGCCTTGA
- the LOC142550326 gene encoding FRIGIDA-like protein 3, producing the protein MEDNISVATLVGSTASKIQQLQKAFAELESHRAITLNLKWKQLEEHFSGLQKSLKRRFTELEDHEKEFETKIVESRDMLEKRKAAVVAKEQDSLERLQEKRDAAVLAILTAMENNGKPFSVHSGSTSKQTLAKVPVVEKQMPDPIVIESEFARVKKPFENMHVEVKSYPELVSFCQQMNSEGLHKFISDNRKNLATLREEIPMALRAAADPASLVLDSLKGFYGMETPNSDARKDSNLLGLRRTCIMLMECLSSLAVNVDVHSLSGIISENVKERARVIAEDWKPKLDHLDVDANNGNSLEAHAFLQLLASFGINSDFDEEILTKLIPMVSRRRQTAELCRYLGLSDKMPGVIDVLVKNGRQIDAVNLAFAFELTNQFSPIALLKSYLSEVKKVSAAAKPGNMSPTASTQADANEKELAALKAVIKCIEDHKLEEQFPVDPLQKQVLEIEKAKADKKRATEVAKPQPKRPRANAGGYAPRVSNAAADKNLYGRMTDRYAPPYIYERPYAYPGPNDHHVPTFLGTASYNFSHNHGNFFGNAYQYQPAYLH; encoded by the exons ATGGAAGACAACATATCAGTTGCCACACTAGTGGGCTCCACCGCCTCTAAAATACAACAACTTCAGAAAGCATTTGCTGAACTTGAAAGCCACCGTGCTATCACTCTCAATTTGAAATGGAAACAGCTTGAAGAGCATTTTAGCGGGCTTCAGAAGTCCTTGAAAAGAAGATTCACGGAACTTGAAGATCATGAAAAGGAGTTTGAAACCAAAATAGTTGAATCAAGAGATATGTTGGAGAAGCGTAAAGCAGCAGTTGTGGCTAAAGAGCAAGATTCTCTTGAGAGGCTTCAAGAAAAGCGAGATGCCGCTGTCTTGGCTATTCTGACTGCAATGGAGAATAACGGAAAGCCATTTTCTGTGCATTCAGGTTCCACAAGTAAACAGACCCTAGCCAAAGTACCTGTCGTGGAGAAACAAATGCCTGATCCCATTGTTATAGAGAGTGAATTTGCTAGGGTGAAAAAACCTTTTGAAAATATGCATGTAGAGGTGAAGTCTTATCCAGAGTTGGTGAGTTTTTGCCAACAGATGAACTCAGAAGGACTACACAAATTTATATCAGACAACCGCAAAAATCTTGCTACGTTAAGGGAGGAAATTCCTATGGCACTGAGGGCTGCAGCGGACCCTGCTTCCCTGGTTCTGGATTCGCTTAAAGGTTTCTATGGCATGGAAACTCCAAATTCAGATGCTCGGAAAGATTCAAATCTCTTAGGACTTCGCAGGACCTGTATCATGCTGATGGAATGCCTTAGCAGCTTAGCTGTAAATGTTGATGTTCACTCTCTATCTGGAATTATCTCAGAAAATGTGAAGGAACGAGCAAGAGTGATCGCTGAAGATTGGAAACCAAAGTTAGATCATCTCGATGTTGATGCCAACAATGGAAATTCGTTAGAGGCGCATGCATTTCTGCAGCTTCTGGCTTCTTTTGGTATTAATTCAGATTTTGACGAGGAAATCTTGACCAAACTAATTCCCATGGTATCTCGCCGTCGGCAGACAGCTGAATTATGCCGTTACCTTGGGTTGTCAGATAAAATGCCAG GCGTGATTGATGTGCTGGTGAAGAATGGAAGGCAGATCGATGCTGTCAATTTAGCATTTGCTTTTGAGCTTACCAATCAGTTTTCACCAATTGCATTGCTGAAATCCTACTTGTCTGAGGTGAAAAAAGTGTCTGCAGCTGCCAAACCTGGAAATATGTCACCTACTGCTTCTACACAG GCTGATGCAAATGAGAAAGAGCTCGCTGCACTTAAAGCTGTGATCAAGTGCATTGAAGATCACAAGCTTGAGGAACAATTCCCAGTGGATCCACTCCAGAAACAAGTTCTTGAAATCGAGAAAGCAAAGGCTGACAAGAAAAGAGCTACAGAAGTTGCGAAACCACAACCCAAAAGACCTCGTGCCAATGCTGGTGGATATGCACCACGAGTCTCTAATGCAGCTGCTGACAAGAACTTATACGGGAGAATGACCGACAGGTATGCACCCCCATACATCTATGAAAGGCCATATGCTTACCCTGGACCAAACGATCACCATGTTCCGACATTTCTTGGTACGGCCAGTTATAACTTCTCTCATAACCATGGAAACTTCTTTGGCAACGCTTACCAGTATCAGCCTGCTTATCTGCACTAA